A segment of the Arachis hypogaea cultivar Tifrunner chromosome 5, arahy.Tifrunner.gnm2.J5K5, whole genome shotgun sequence genome:
TCATTACATGTCTAACAAATAATAAACGTTACAATCACttctttaattattaaaatcatgtTAGCTGATGAACTGTTCATGTTCCCATAGCAATTtcctaactctctctctctctctcttattgcACAGTAGTTAATTGTTAGAAGATTAATTTGTGTGTTCGCTCAGAAATTTTTGGTCCAATCTCTTCAACTTTTTGCTTGAATTTCAGGTTAGTGCAATTTTTGTATTGTAAACTTCATTGATTTCTAGGATATTGTATGATAAAAGAAATATTGCTTATGTTGTGTTGTTGCTTGTATTGCATTGAAAACATTGATATGGTTAAATATTTCTAGGTTATTGCTTATGAGAGATGAAATGTTACTTGTGTTGGATAATTTATAGGTACTAAAAACATCGAATTCGTAAGATATGTCTTGGCACCATCGAGTGTGGATGTATGATAGGTTGAATCCAACAAGAGGGGGTATTAAACCTGAGTTTTATGACAAGGTTGAGGATTTTATAGAAACGATTAGTAAGTTAGATGTTGTGAAGTCGGAAGGAAAGTGTAGATGCCCATGCGTTAAGTGTAGATGCACAAACTATAAAGAGCTGAACATTATTAAGATGCATTTGTGGGAAAAGGGgtttatgccaaattattgaatttGGACAGAACATGGAGAGATTGATGACATAGGGATTAATCAGATGGGATTCAATAATTGTGGGGAAGGTGGTTCAGGAAGTGGTGCAAATGTGGAAGAATGTGATATGTATGACATTAGCTGGGAAGACAACTCCAGAAGGTATCATGAAATGGTTTTCGATTCTGCTGGTCCAGAGGATCCTCATGTAGAGGCTAAAAACTTTTTTGATCTTCTTGAGGCAGCTCAAAAGCCTTTGTGGGAAGGTTGTGTGCACTCTCAACTATCGTGTTTCACTTAGCTTTATAAATGTCCTGTATATAAATTACTAAGTTTTGTTTACCTGTTTCAATCAGTTCTGAATAATCATGTTGATATACCATAATTCATGATATATAGTTATATACTCTCTATTTATTTTTCGAATAAATtccttacataattaaaataggaacATACAGGATCCAAAAAGAGGTAACAATGAATCATGAACTGGAGTTATTTTCTTGTATCCAAAAAGAGCTTAATACTGTGTTATTTTCTTGTCTTATCTTATATTATAGTATCTTTTTTATGTGCAGAGCCATTTTCTTATTGATGACGATGATGAGGAGTTTTTTTGGAAGGCTTTCAAATATAGGGCAAGTAAGCGATTTAGCCAAATGATGTCGGATATCCGTGAGGGTGTGGATACAACCCACGAATGGCTAATTCCTGCTTACAAAAAGTTGTTGGAAAAGTACTGGGAAACGGATGAGAAATGGAAAAATATAAGGAAAAAAGCGAGGGAGAATCGAGCGTCACTCTTAGGTGGTTCTGTCCATTGCGGTGGTTCTATTCCACTGAGCTCAACTATAGAGAGGATGGTAACATAATTTAAGTGGCTTTAGATCTTATTTAATAgacatttatttatataaaaattttttattctgtGTTTATGTGAAATAGAAGAAGCAGTTAGACCGTACACCAACTCATGAGGAAGTCTTCAAGGAAACCCACACACTTAAAAGTGACAAGTCTAAATGGGTGGACAAACGCTCTCAAGACACTCATGTGAGATATAGTATaaatattaagtagatagatttTTCACTACTACTATTTAGTTTCTTCTctgttacttattattattagtagtagtagttgtgttttttaattttgtttttataacaGAATTACATCCAAAAACCAGAGTTATAGTACCTTTGTTTTTTAACATTTCAAGcaaaatgaaactctaatttcttCCAGATCTGAGCAAAGAAACATTATTTGTTATAATTGATTTTTGTTCTGCCATGCATTTGATGATTTGAACTGTGAAAATCTTCTgtatgtttaataatattataatacattatttattttaatttctccaTAAGAAATTAAATCAGTGTGTCAAATATAATTAAATGCTTTATCTTGCCTTCACAGTTGCATACACTAGGTTATAATTCCCCTGTGTATACTGCAATGTATATCTACAGAAATACATGttagtttatgtttatgtttttatATACTTGTTAATTAGCAGAGGATGTAAATATAATCAAGTGTACTTACCCTCCTACTTGTCCACCTACATACCACGGTAACCAGTCTCGTTTGAGCGACAAATTCAGAGATTTTATCCATGTCATTGTACCCAAATATGGAATAACTGCATCATGATCTCCACTGTATACTCCACATGGTGATgtgaatttaataattaattagagcTATAAACAATGTGTACGATGTATAACtgtgtaaatatatattttacctgTAAATCAAAACTTTATAGTCTTTGTTAATAAGATACTTGTGATATGGTACAGTGCTTGTGACATCATAGGTGTAAGATAAACTCCGATTGCATCTGTTCCATTCCATCTTGATTCCCTAATAAATATTTTCATAACTTGATATAGTATGCAAATTAAATAGCATTGCTAATAATCATTCTGCAACAGGAGAAGTTTATAAAAAAGTTAGCAGAAGTTCAGGCCCAACATGTTGAGGCTCAAGCACAAGGAATGGAGCTACCACCAATTGATGAAGACTTGATTTGGGAGGAAGTGTGTGGTGGGCAAAAGAAGAATCGAGTTTACGGAAAAGGAGCATTCTTTTCTAGCTCTATTAAGTCTAGAACCACTTCTGCCAACTCTGTATCTGGAAGAGCATCTACAAATCAAAATTTTGTTCCTGATTTGCGAGAACAGATTCATAATCTCAATGAAGAGCTTTTTCAACGTGTTACTCAACAGACAGATGAGCGTATTAGTAAGTTGTTAGATACACGCTTGGctcctttggaaaagactcaaaagaagttagaaaagttaGAACGGGCAATTGGAAAGGCCAAGAAGGAAAAGCTGAAACAGAAGAGATGGAATGAGGCTTATGTTAGCTATTACAAGAAGGTTAGAGCGTCAAGTAGTTCCACTACTGctccaccgccaccgccaccgccgcCACCTTCAATCTCTTCGGATGAAGACTATGATGATGATGGGGATGAAGATGACACTGAGGACTATAGTTGATAAatttagtatggttgaacaatatactgaggattatagttgataatacactttgtttatgttttgaattatattgacttgcttgtttataataCTTTTCTTTTAGCTTTATAAtatgatgaatttgtttattttttgtaatattataaatatttgaatactaattagataaaaaattgtaattattaaatttatattattttgtataaaacAGGTTTGTTTTAcaatgaaaaatctaaaaaaaatttcattttatcttactgacagatttacagacagattttctgtctgtaatctaaaaaaaaattacagacagaaaatctgtcgaaaaatccgTCTATGATTACCGAGGAAAAATTCGTCGgaaaatttgtctgtaattaccgacggaaaatctgtcgaaaaatctctctgtaattacagacggaaaatccgtctgaaaatccgtcggaaagatCGTCTTCTTCAGGAAATGGAGGgaaaatttacagagggaaaatccgtcggtaactagtaaaaatccgtcggtaattttccgacagaaaaaaatccgtcggtaactaatttccgacgaggcttttacaaagggacaaaatccgtcagtAATTCCGTCGGTAactaaaaatccgtctgtaatataaaccaaatctgtctgtaaatctgtctttaTTAAGCCATTTTCTAGTAGTGACAAACTTAAGAAAAAATATGATCCACTAAAATAAATAATCAGTTAATTAgatttcaataaaaaatcaacCCAACACAACACAATTTTTTCTACATGTATGCATTCATCggaagaaaaaaaaacagaatgaCAGCAACATTAGTTTTAGATAAATCAAAACcaccttttattttcttatcttctctCAAAAAGATCTAAAACAAAACAGAAATAACCTtaccaataacaataataacaaagaCTTGTCCCACCAATATGTAGATATCGTTTGACCACCTGATAGATGGTCTTTTATTTTTCATCCGTTATCCATCTTCTATCTCATCCATCCTATTAACTGGGTGTTCTGTCGgttttcttctcacatgtccaatcCACGTGAGACGCGATTTTACCATTTTTTTACCATAGGTGCTACTACAACCAGATGCACTCCGTCATTTTAACCAACCTACTTGGATCCTATATTACACTTGTGTACATAGCCGGTCCAAAGCttggataaaggaggagggttatGTTAGATCTTCGACAATCAAGTCGAATtttcatgacatgaatcaaagaaaTTACCTGACCAAACACAAaatttcaatcacaacaagagaaaataataaaaaaaatacaaaacgaaatttaatgtaaaaaaatatgataaatgaaCAATCTCCAGTCAAACTCTAACAACAACTATCATgatcatgataaaaaaaaatggaaaccaTATAATTGAAGCTACCTGATCAAGCAAAAACAAATAATCAaacttgaatttaaaaataaataaaaaataactaaagatcGATATACATGTGAATTGAAGAATAAACCGATCAAGAACTTCCAACAAAAAATAGAGAGCATAATGTCAGAGAAAGGGGGACATTTAGATTCAAACATTTAGTGCAGATTTTTTTACACATTCATAATGTGAGACAGAGACAGGGAACTTACCAGTTACCAGAAAAGGAAGACAGCGACAAAGAGGACACCGCAGCACAGCGATGAAGGGGCCACGGAATCGGCAGCACAGCGACGACAAGTAGGTTTGGCAACGCGACAACATGGCGAGGGATTCAGTAGGACGGCAGTGCAGCAACGGTGACAAGCTCGGCGGAAGGCTCTACGGCGCAATGAAGGTGACCAGATTTGAGCTTCACTGCGGAGAAGAAGAAGTGACTTTCGTTCTCTCTTTTCTGCTAGGGTTGGGGGCCGAAGGTATGAGTTAATGAGACTATGAAGGCATTGGCGGTGAGGATTGAGGAaccttaaaatcttaaaaaatgtatatatatataggtactCGAGGGCGGGTAGGGATGGGTTTATCCAGACACCAATCCCGTCCCGCTCCGATCTGATTTCGCCCCTCGTTCCAGGTCGGGTTTAAACTTGCCCTAACAGTAAAAGCAGGTCGGGTAACCGCAGGATCGGATACTACTGCTATTTCTACTTTTAAAAtgttagtgtatatatataaagaaatgaACAGAAGcaacaatttgaaaaaaaaaaacctattcAATTAGTAATTATGGCCTAGagattatttaagaaaaaaatatttattttaaccaTAGATTTATACGTTATTAAATAATCCACTAATATTAGCAAAAaattatgtgaaaaaaaaaatcagaccTAACTACTGATAAAGCGTGAAAAAACCAAATGTTTTGTgtacatgtttttattttatcataaaaaaactgATATTAAATAACCTGTTAACATTGGCTAGGAAAAAAATTGTGGCTAAGAAATTTAGAGTTTGTTTGGAtgagtttttaagaaaatatcttttttcgaattatctttttttaaaagatcttatagaaaagtaaaagtaattttatgtttggatatctcatgtaaaaaggtctttttatctatcaattatatgtttgggtataacaaggGTCAAGATTCGGTGGTCCCAGAATGTTTGGACTACTTAATGGTCccattagaaaacatgtttttagagttttttaacaATTGCTACATAGTccttaaactaattttaattacaaattaaccccatatattttatttaattataaaaactgttttttattttataaattattattttatcaattatcaaatatatttattaacaatcaaatacaaaaacaacaaccaattatatcctccGTTGATCCTAATAAAGCATTTGGCCATTCCAattgattaaaatattaaatttgatctcgtgacgttcgtccatggcttccgaatcgtgtttccttgaagttcaatcgattggtttatcaaaacaatcgattgaattgtaactcaatcgattgaattacaatgtaccacaaaacaatcgattgaaaggtGTAAGGTAGAATGCTTTTCGcttaaaccaatcgattgtttatactttccaatcgaatgaatgcccaaaaacaatcgattgtttttttactcaatcgattgaatttacgaaaacaacatggatttgccaaatacaatcgattggaaagtgatgacattgaagtttta
Coding sequences within it:
- the LOC112801088 gene encoding uncharacterized protein isoform X1 yields the protein MQWSQQVQSCQHRHPCSWHANNGVIRLVFCCSCWIFNCTFSISTIFTKIWVLEHILLLETYTKDSIPALHKIRKYLVEATEEASIAYNKASHFLIDDDDEEFFWKAFKYRASKRFSQMMSDIREGVDTTHEWLIPAYKKLLEKYWETDEKWKNIRKKARENRASLLGGSVHCGGSIPLSSTIERMKKQLDRTPTHEEVFKETHTLKSDKSKWVDKRSQDTHEKFIKKLAEVQAQHVEAQAQGMELPPIDEDLIWEEVCGGQKKNRVYGKGAFFSSSIKSRTTSANSVSGRASTNQNFVPDLREQIHNLNEELFQRVTQQTDERISKLLDTRLAPLEKTQKKLEKLERAIGKAKKEKLKQKRWNEAYVSYYKKVRASSSSTTAPPPPPPPPPSISSDEDYDDDGDEDDTEDYS
- the LOC112801088 gene encoding uncharacterized protein isoform X2 codes for the protein MPFLLMSCQHRHPCSWHANNGVIRLVFCCSCWIFNCTFSISTIFTKIWVLEHILLLETYTKDSIPALHKIRKYLVEATEEASIAYNKASHFLIDDDDEEFFWKAFKYRASKRFSQMMSDIREGVDTTHEWLIPAYKKLLEKYWETDEKWKNIRKKARENRASLLGGSVHCGGSIPLSSTIERMKKQLDRTPTHEEVFKETHTLKSDKSKWVDKRSQDTHEKFIKKLAEVQAQHVEAQAQGMELPPIDEDLIWEEVCGGQKKNRVYGKGAFFSSSIKSRTTSANSVSGRASTNQNFVPDLREQIHNLNEELFQRVTQQTDERISKLLDTRLAPLEKTQKKLEKLERAIGKAKKEKLKQKRWNEAYVSYYKKVRASSSSTTAPPPPPPPPPSISSDEDYDDDGDEDDTEDYS
- the LOC112801089 gene encoding putative serine carboxypeptidase-like 52, yielding MEWNRCNRSLSYTYDVTSTVPYHKYLINKDYKVLIYSGDHDAVIPYLGTMTWIKSLNLSLKRDWLPWYVGGQVGGYTLQYTQGNYNLVYATVKAR